A window of Bradyrhizobium sp. AZCC 1610 contains these coding sequences:
- the gnd gene encoding phosphogluconate dehydrogenase (NAD(+)-dependent, decarboxylating), whose amino-acid sequence MQLGMIGLGRMGGNIVRRLMKNGHTAVVYDKDAKAVAALAAEGAVGADALEDFVAKLEKPRAAWVMLPAGKITEATIEALAKLMQPGDVIIDGGNTFWQDDVRRGAALKAKGLHYLDVGTSGGVWGIERGYCMMIGGDKAVVDRLDPIFKTLAPGIGDIPRTPGREGRDPRIEQGYIHAGPSGAGHFVKMIHNGIEYGLMQAYAEGFDILKNANIEALPPEHRFDLDIADIAEVWRRGSVIPSWLLDLTASALAENQTLDNYSGYVEDSGEGRWTVNAAIDEAVPAEVLTAALYARFRSRRDHTFAEKILSAMRAGFGGHREPPKKPDTKA is encoded by the coding sequence ATGCAACTCGGCATGATCGGGCTCGGCCGGATGGGCGGCAATATCGTCCGCCGGCTGATGAAGAACGGCCACACTGCCGTGGTCTACGACAAGGATGCCAAGGCGGTCGCCGCGCTTGCGGCGGAAGGCGCCGTCGGCGCTGATGCGCTGGAAGATTTTGTGGCGAAACTGGAGAAGCCGCGCGCCGCCTGGGTGATGCTGCCGGCCGGCAAAATCACCGAGGCGACCATCGAGGCATTGGCAAAGCTGATGCAGCCCGGCGACGTCATCATCGATGGCGGCAATACGTTCTGGCAGGACGACGTTCGCCGCGGCGCGGCGCTGAAGGCAAAGGGCCTGCATTATCTCGACGTTGGCACCAGCGGCGGTGTCTGGGGCATCGAGCGCGGCTATTGCATGATGATCGGCGGCGACAAGGCGGTGGTCGACCGGCTCGATCCGATCTTCAAGACGCTGGCGCCCGGCATCGGCGACATCCCGCGCACGCCGGGGCGTGAGGGCCGCGACCCGCGTATCGAGCAGGGCTACATCCACGCCGGCCCGTCCGGCGCCGGGCACTTCGTCAAAATGATCCACAACGGTATCGAATACGGCCTGATGCAGGCCTATGCCGAAGGGTTTGACATCCTAAAGAACGCCAACATAGAGGCGCTGCCGCCGGAGCATCGCTTCGACCTTGATATCGCTGATATCGCCGAGGTGTGGCGGCGCGGCAGCGTAATCCCGTCCTGGCTGCTCGATCTCACGGCGTCCGCACTTGCCGAAAATCAGACGCTGGATAACTACTCCGGCTATGTCGAGGATTCCGGCGAAGGCCGCTGGACCGTGAATGCCGCGATCGATGAAGCCGTGCCGGCAGAAGTGCTGACGGCGGCGCTCTACGCACGCTTCCGGTCGCGCAGGGATCACACTTTTGCAGAGAAGATTCTGTCTGCGATGCGGGCAGGTTTCGGCGGCCACAGGGAGCCGCCGAAAAAACCTGACACGAAGGCCTGA
- the zwf gene encoding glucose-6-phosphate dehydrogenase, translating into MAVGQIAQKKPDPCSFVIFGVTGDLAHRLVVPALYNLAAADLLPDKFCVVGITREGMSSDALRDNLMKGLREFATRPVDDKIARRLLECVTCIEADPKRPASFDAMSKQLGELEAARNTGGHRLFYLATPPNAFLPISRELGRTGMLAENGAWRRLVVEKPFGTDLASAKALNSELLKLVDEHEIYRIDHYLGKETVQNILVLRFANGMFEPIWNRNHIDHVQITVNEQLGVGHRGSFYDQTGALRDMVPNHLFQLLSLVAMEPPIRFDAHSVRTEKADVLAAIQVQSEAEALRNSVRGQYLAGRIGESEIADYRKIEDVAPGSTTETYAALKLIIDNWRWAGVPFYLRTGKALGVKRTEVAIKFKQAPFAMFNCTPVERLAQNYLVIGVAPNEGIALQFNTKVPGPSILIDGVEMKFRYKDYFKAEPSTGYETLIYDCMIGDNILFQRADSVEAGWKAVQPFIDAWKKAGANGLKTYKAGSEGPGEANDLLTRDGRSWRKLG; encoded by the coding sequence ATGGCGGTCGGTCAGATAGCACAGAAGAAGCCCGATCCCTGCTCCTTCGTCATTTTCGGCGTGACCGGCGATCTCGCGCACCGGCTCGTCGTCCCTGCGCTTTACAACCTCGCGGCGGCCGATCTCTTGCCGGACAAATTCTGCGTGGTCGGCATCACGCGCGAAGGGATGTCGAGCGACGCACTTCGCGACAATCTGATGAAAGGCCTGCGAGAGTTTGCGACCCGCCCGGTGGACGATAAGATCGCGCGGCGCCTGCTTGAATGCGTCACCTGCATCGAGGCCGATCCAAAGCGTCCAGCGTCGTTCGATGCAATGAGCAAACAGCTCGGCGAACTGGAAGCCGCGCGAAACACCGGCGGCCACCGGCTGTTCTATCTGGCGACCCCGCCCAACGCGTTCCTGCCGATCAGCCGCGAGCTTGGCCGCACCGGCATGCTGGCCGAGAACGGTGCGTGGCGGCGGCTGGTGGTGGAAAAACCGTTCGGCACCGATCTCGCCTCCGCGAAGGCGCTGAACAGCGAACTGCTCAAGCTCGTCGACGAGCACGAGATCTACCGGATCGATCACTATCTCGGCAAGGAGACGGTGCAGAACATTTTGGTGCTGCGCTTCGCCAACGGCATGTTCGAGCCGATCTGGAACCGCAACCACATCGACCATGTTCAGATCACGGTCAATGAACAGCTCGGCGTCGGCCACCGCGGCAGCTTCTACGACCAGACCGGCGCATTGCGCGACATGGTGCCGAACCATCTGTTTCAATTGCTGTCGCTGGTCGCGATGGAGCCGCCGATCCGCTTCGATGCGCATTCGGTCCGCACCGAAAAGGCGGATGTGCTCGCCGCGATCCAGGTCCAGAGCGAGGCCGAGGCGCTGCGAAATTCGGTGCGCGGCCAGTATTTGGCCGGCCGGATCGGAGAGAGCGAGATCGCCGACTACCGCAAAATCGAGGACGTCGCACCCGGCAGCACCACCGAAACCTATGCGGCGCTGAAGCTTATCATCGACAATTGGCGCTGGGCAGGCGTTCCCTTTTACCTGCGCACCGGCAAGGCGCTCGGCGTCAAGCGCACTGAAGTCGCGATCAAGTTCAAGCAGGCGCCGTTCGCGATGTTCAACTGCACGCCGGTGGAGCGGCTGGCGCAAAACTACCTCGTGATCGGTGTCGCGCCGAACGAGGGCATCGCGTTGCAGTTCAACACCAAGGTGCCCGGCCCCTCGATCCTGATCGACGGCGTCGAGATGAAGTTTCGCTACAAGGATTATTTCAAGGCGGAGCCCTCGACCGGCTACGAGACGTTGATCTATGACTGCATGATCGGCGACAACATCCTGTTCCAGCGCGCCGACAGCGTCGAGGCCGGCTGGAAGGCGGTACAACCGTTCATCGATGCCTGGAAGAAGGCGGGAGCCAACGGGTTGAAGACATACAAGGCCGGCAGCGAAGGCCCGGGGGAAGCGAACGATTTGTTGACCCGCGACGGCCGAAGCTGGCGAAAGCTCGGGTGA
- the pgl gene encoding 6-phosphogluconolactonase: MAANDNRQVIAVADRAAMAATAAEHLLARMAANSGRVAICLTGGSSPKQLYQLLATDPYRSRIPWQRVHWFIGDERFVPADDPLNNMGMARTIFLNQYAPTANIHPIPTATADPADPDRGAALYEQELQSFYGADTLDLARPLFDLVLMGVGPDGHTASLFPDDPALDETARWVVGVPRANVEPFVPRVTLTLPTLASCHEMLFEVSGRDKRAILTRLFAGENLPANCAQPSGEAVWLVDREALPENFGGQ, encoded by the coding sequence ATGGCAGCGAATGACAACCGCCAAGTGATCGCGGTCGCCGATCGGGCGGCGATGGCGGCGACCGCCGCCGAACATTTGCTGGCCAGAATGGCCGCCAACAGCGGCCGCGTGGCGATCTGCCTGACCGGCGGATCGAGCCCGAAGCAGCTCTATCAACTGCTCGCAACCGATCCCTATCGAAGCCGGATCCCGTGGCAGCGCGTGCATTGGTTCATCGGCGACGAACGGTTCGTGCCGGCGGACGATCCGCTCAACAACATGGGCATGGCGCGAACGATTTTCCTGAATCAATACGCGCCAACGGCGAACATCCATCCGATTCCGACCGCAACCGCCGACCCAGCCGATCCCGACCGGGGCGCCGCGCTTTACGAGCAGGAATTGCAATCGTTTTACGGGGCAGACACGCTCGACCTGGCCAGGCCGCTGTTCGATCTCGTGCTGATGGGCGTCGGCCCCGACGGCCATACGGCCTCGCTGTTTCCAGACGATCCCGCGCTCGACGAGACGGCGCGCTGGGTCGTCGGCGTCCCTCGCGCCAATGTCGAGCCATTCGTGCCACGCGTGACCCTCACGCTGCCCACCCTCGCCTCGTGCCACGAAATGCTGTTCGAGGTTTCAGGCCGCGATAAACGTGCGATCTTGACGCGCCTCTTCGCAGGCGAGAACCTGCCCGCCAACTGCGCGCAGCCCTCCGGCGAGGCGGTCTGGCTGGTGGACCGGGAAGCACTTCCGGAGAATTTTGGTGGGCAATAG
- a CDS encoding gluconokinase, whose translation MGVSGSGKSTIADHLAGRLGWRYEDGDRFHPPGNVAKMSAGHPLTDADRWPWLQAIADEIDRLSTAGERAVIACSALKRAYRDVLVHGRDDVRIVFLDGTQDLIAARLAARKGHFMPPGLLASQFKTLERPGANERPITVSIDAPVERIVDDIVTQLNLVPQ comes from the coding sequence ATGGGCGTTTCCGGCTCGGGCAAGAGCACCATCGCGGATCATCTCGCTGGACGACTCGGCTGGCGCTACGAGGACGGCGACAGGTTTCACCCGCCGGGCAACGTCGCGAAGATGAGCGCCGGCCATCCGCTCACCGACGCGGACCGCTGGCCGTGGCTGCAGGCGATTGCCGACGAGATCGACCGCCTCTCGACCGCCGGTGAGCGCGCTGTCATCGCCTGCTCGGCGCTGAAGCGCGCCTATCGCGACGTTCTCGTGCACGGCCGCGACGATGTCCGCATCGTCTTTCTCGACGGAACGCAGGATCTGATCGCCGCCCGCCTCGCCGCCCGCAAGGGCCACTTCATGCCGCCGGGCCTGCTCGCCAGCCAGTTCAAGACCTTGGAGCGGCCGGGAGCGAACGAACGGCCGATCACGGTATCGATCGATGCGCCGGTCGAGCGAATCGTGGATGACATCGTCACTCAATTGAACCTGGTTCCCCAATGA
- a CDS encoding HAD family hydrolase — MTRIALVVSDVDGTLLTKDKVLTDGAKAAVRRLHAAGIGFTIVSSRPTIGMGFLIDPLSITLPVGAFNGSSIVDASLKPIEQYLIAPAVAQRSLDVLNAFGVDIWLFTNDRWYTRNPDGEYVPHEKRAIKADPTIIPDFTPYLGEACKIVGASSDAALLKRCEVAMREAVGAEATAVRSQTYYLDVTPPGHDKGTFVDAMTRRLGIPAAAVATVGDMENDLPMFARSGVSFAMGNAADGIKQHATHVTDSNERDGFAAAIETVLQLG, encoded by the coding sequence ATGACCCGCATTGCGCTTGTCGTCTCCGACGTCGACGGCACCCTGTTGACGAAGGACAAAGTTCTGACCGACGGCGCAAAGGCCGCCGTACGCAGGCTGCATGCGGCCGGCATCGGCTTCACCATCGTCTCCAGCCGGCCAACCATCGGCATGGGTTTTCTGATCGATCCGCTTTCGATCACGCTTCCCGTTGGCGCCTTCAACGGCAGCTCGATCGTCGACGCAAGCCTCAAGCCGATCGAGCAGTATCTGATCGCCCCCGCCGTGGCGCAACGCAGCCTCGACGTGCTCAATGCGTTCGGCGTCGATATCTGGCTGTTCACCAACGATCGCTGGTACACGCGCAATCCCGACGGCGAATACGTCCCGCACGAGAAGCGCGCGATCAAGGCCGATCCGACCATTATCCCGGATTTCACGCCGTATCTCGGAGAAGCCTGCAAGATCGTCGGCGCCAGTTCGGACGCGGCGCTGCTTAAGCGTTGCGAGGTGGCGATGCGAGAAGCCGTCGGGGCGGAGGCGACCGCGGTCCGCTCGCAGACGTATTATCTCGACGTCACGCCGCCCGGTCACGACAAGGGCACCTTCGTGGATGCGATGACCAGGCGGCTCGGCATTCCGGCCGCGGCGGTAGCGACCGTCGGCGACATGGAGAACGATCTTCCGATGTTTGCCAGGAGCGGCGTTTCGTTTGCGATGGGCAATGCGGCCGATGGCATCAAGCAGCACGCAACGCATGTGACCGACAGCAACGAGCGCGACGGATTTGCCGCTGCGATCGAGACGGTGCTGCAGCTCGGATAG
- a CDS encoding glycoside hydrolase family 15 protein, producing MPCRIEDYGLIGDCETAALVGRDGSIDWLCWPAFDSDACFAALLGTEKHGRWLIAPADEITGTSRRYWDDTLILQTRFETADGAVDLIDFMPPRGNASDVVRLVRGVRGRVRMHMQLVIRFGFGTDIPWVKRNDDGSALLAICGQDMTVLRTPVETHGEDLTTVADFEVGEGDTVPFVLTYGPSHLPVPKPIDPSYALKDTEAFWTEWCSRCTYQGEHRDLVMRSLITLKAQTYAPTGGIVAAPTTSLPEKLGGQRNWDYRFCWLRDATFTLLALMNSGYTEEASAWHHWLLRAAAGSPANMQIMYGIMGQRRLLEWEATWLPGYEGAKPVRIGNAAHAQLQLDVYGELIDAFHQWRVAKLELDETSWAMECAVLQHLAGQWDKPDHGIWERRGAGRHYVSSKVMTWVAFDRGIKSAETFGFKAPLEKWRVLRDAIHRDVCARGFDPELNSFVESYGSKMLDASILLLPSVGFLPPEDPRVRGTLVAVERHLMRGGFVLRHDPREVEKQPAEGAFLACTLWLADAYVLAGELGKAQELLGRVVAVANDLGLLAEEYDTAAGRQTGNFPQALTHIALINTAHNLSATKQSTEKPAKQRSK from the coding sequence TTGCCGTGCCGTATCGAAGATTATGGGCTGATCGGCGACTGCGAAACCGCGGCACTGGTCGGCCGGGACGGATCGATCGACTGGCTGTGCTGGCCGGCTTTCGATTCGGATGCCTGCTTTGCAGCACTTCTCGGCACCGAGAAGCACGGCCGCTGGCTGATCGCGCCGGCCGACGAGATTACCGGCACCTCGCGCCGCTATTGGGATGACACCCTGATCCTTCAGACCCGGTTCGAGACGGCTGACGGCGCGGTTGATCTGATCGATTTCATGCCGCCGCGCGGCAACGCCTCCGATGTGGTGCGGCTGGTGCGCGGCGTTCGTGGCCGGGTCAGGATGCACATGCAACTGGTGATCCGCTTCGGCTTCGGCACCGATATTCCCTGGGTCAAGAGAAACGACGACGGTTCGGCGCTGCTCGCGATCTGCGGGCAGGACATGACGGTGTTGCGGACGCCGGTGGAAACCCACGGCGAGGACCTGACGACGGTCGCCGATTTCGAGGTGGGCGAGGGCGACACCGTTCCCTTTGTGCTGACCTACGGGCCATCCCATCTGCCCGTGCCCAAGCCGATCGACCCTTCGTATGCGTTGAAGGATACCGAGGCGTTCTGGACCGAATGGTGCAGCCGTTGCACCTACCAGGGCGAGCACCGCGACCTCGTGATGCGCTCACTGATCACGCTGAAGGCGCAGACCTACGCCCCGACCGGCGGCATCGTCGCCGCGCCAACGACCTCGCTGCCGGAAAAGCTCGGTGGGCAACGCAACTGGGATTATCGTTTCTGCTGGCTGCGCGACGCCACCTTCACGCTGCTGGCGCTGATGAATTCCGGCTATACCGAGGAAGCTTCCGCTTGGCACCATTGGCTGTTGCGGGCAGCGGCGGGTTCTCCCGCCAACATGCAGATCATGTACGGCATCATGGGCCAGCGCCGCCTCCTGGAATGGGAAGCCACATGGCTGCCCGGCTATGAGGGCGCAAAGCCGGTGCGGATCGGCAACGCCGCGCATGCGCAGCTGCAGCTCGACGTCTACGGCGAACTGATCGACGCCTTTCACCAGTGGCGCGTGGCAAAACTCGAGCTGGATGAAACCAGCTGGGCGATGGAATGCGCCGTCCTGCAGCACCTCGCCGGGCAATGGGACAAGCCCGATCACGGCATCTGGGAGCGCCGCGGCGCGGGCAGGCATTATGTCTCGTCGAAGGTGATGACCTGGGTCGCGTTCGACCGCGGCATCAAGAGCGCCGAGACGTTCGGGTTCAAGGCGCCGCTCGAGAAGTGGCGTGTGCTGCGCGACGCCATTCATCGCGACGTCTGCGCAAGAGGCTTCGATCCCGAACTGAATTCCTTTGTCGAGTCCTACGGCTCGAAGATGCTCGATGCCAGCATCCTGTTGCTGCCGTCGGTCGGGTTCCTGCCGCCGGAAGACCCGCGCGTGCGCGGCACGCTTGTCGCGGTCGAACGGCATCTGATGCGCGGCGGTTTTGTGCTGCGGCATGATCCCCGCGAAGTGGAGAAGCAACCGGCGGAAGGCGCGTTCCTCGCCTGCACGCTATGGCTGGCGGACGCTTATGTGCTGGCGGGCGAGTTGGGCAAGGCCCAAGAGCTGCTTGGCCGCGTGGTCGCGGTCGCCAACGATCTCGGCCTCCTGGCCGAGGAATACGATACGGCGGCCGGCCGCCAGACCGGCAATTTCCCGCAGGCGCTGACGCACATCGCGCTGATCAACACCGCGCATAATTTGAGTGCAACGAAGCAATCGACCGAGAAGCCGGCGAAGCAGCGCTCGAAATAG
- the malQ gene encoding 4-alpha-glucanotransferase: MDLFAQAKAQGIQTEFLDGQGHRRVTDAAALKIILDALPPQAPGPLVGHPVVVRSGRPSRTELPATARLPVEWKIVTGSGLIAKGESSDHAIDWPRDLPLGVYRLQVSDATTAEDVPLISAPERAFGGEFDRCWLLAAQLYGVRSARNWGMGDFTDLAGLIELADHLGADGVGLNPLHVLFDDRPGDCSPYSPNSRLFLNALYIDVEKLPEFQPDSETREALAPLRAGDVVDYVGVAGLKWRALRRAFAAFKANAKPGRQQDFDKFRAERGTLLSHFACFEVLRHKFGKPWWEWPVEWRQPDDATCAALRQGEDAGEIEFVEFVQWTADRQLGAAADLAKQLGMKVGLYLDVAVGVQADGFDAWNEQVAISRHLGVGAPPDPLNTAGQTWGLAGFNAVGLEFESFAPYRDMLRASMRHAGAIRLDHVLGLKRLYLVPQGFSARDGVYVQMPFEALLAVTAQESVANRCVVIGEDLGTVPEGFRDQIADWGIWSYLVMMFERDDGGSFRSIDHYLTNALVTFNTHDLSTYAGWRSFGDLTLKRSLGIDPGESDDARWRALAMLDDVLRHHAIDRNDLYAVANFLARTKSRLLAISLEDLLGVVDQPNIPGTVNEHPNWRQRLPVPIEEMTSTVDVAALKAATHERSRAAI; this comes from the coding sequence ATGGACCTTTTTGCTCAAGCCAAAGCCCAGGGAATCCAGACCGAGTTCCTGGACGGCCAAGGTCACCGCCGTGTGACGGACGCCGCCGCGCTCAAAATCATTCTGGATGCCCTGCCGCCGCAGGCCCCGGGACCGCTGGTCGGCCACCCGGTGGTGGTCCGGTCCGGGCGGCCGTCGCGAACCGAGCTCCCGGCTACAGCCAGGCTTCCAGTGGAGTGGAAAATCGTTACGGGCTCGGGGCTTATCGCCAAGGGCGAGAGCTCGGATCACGCCATCGACTGGCCCAGGGACCTGCCGCTCGGCGTCTACCGGCTTCAGGTGAGCGACGCCACGACCGCCGAGGACGTGCCGCTGATCTCGGCGCCGGAACGGGCGTTTGGCGGCGAGTTCGACCGTTGCTGGCTGCTCGCGGCCCAGCTTTACGGCGTCCGCTCCGCGCGCAACTGGGGCATGGGCGACTTCACCGATCTCGCCGGCCTGATCGAACTCGCCGATCATCTCGGCGCCGACGGCGTCGGCCTCAATCCGCTGCATGTCCTGTTCGACGATCGCCCGGGCGATTGCAGCCCCTATTCGCCGAACAGCCGGCTGTTTCTCAACGCGCTCTATATCGATGTCGAAAAGCTGCCCGAATTTCAGCCCGACTCCGAAACCCGTGAGGCGCTGGCGCCGTTGCGGGCAGGCGATGTCGTCGATTACGTCGGCGTCGCCGGTCTGAAGTGGCGGGCGCTCCGCAGGGCCTTTGCTGCTTTCAAGGCCAATGCCAAGCCGGGCCGCCAACAGGATTTTGACAAATTCCGCGCCGAGCGCGGCACCTTGCTGTCGCACTTTGCCTGCTTCGAGGTGCTGCGGCACAAATTCGGCAAGCCGTGGTGGGAATGGCCGGTAGAGTGGCGGCAGCCGGACGATGCCACATGCGCCGCGTTGCGCCAGGGCGAAGACGCCGGCGAAATCGAGTTCGTCGAATTCGTGCAATGGACCGCCGACCGGCAGTTGGGGGCCGCCGCCGATCTGGCGAAGCAGCTCGGCATGAAGGTCGGGCTCTATCTCGACGTCGCGGTCGGCGTACAGGCCGATGGGTTCGACGCCTGGAATGAGCAGGTCGCCATCTCCCGCCATCTCGGCGTCGGAGCGCCGCCCGATCCGCTCAACACCGCCGGCCAGACCTGGGGCCTTGCCGGGTTCAATGCCGTCGGGCTCGAGTTTGAGTCCTTTGCGCCGTACCGCGACATGCTGCGCGCCTCGATGCGCCATGCCGGCGCCATCCGTCTCGACCATGTGCTCGGGCTGAAGCGGCTCTATCTGGTGCCGCAAGGCTTCAGCGCACGCGACGGCGTCTACGTCCAGATGCCGTTCGAGGCGCTGCTGGCGGTGACGGCGCAGGAAAGCGTTGCTAACCGCTGCGTCGTGATCGGCGAAGACCTCGGCACCGTGCCGGAAGGATTTCGCGACCAGATCGCCGATTGGGGCATCTGGTCGTATCTCGTGATGATGTTCGAGCGCGACGACGGCGGCTCGTTCCGCAGCATCGATCATTACCTGACCAATGCGCTCGTCACCTTCAACACCCACGATCTCTCGACCTATGCCGGCTGGCGCTCGTTCGGCGACCTCACGCTGAAGCGTTCGCTCGGGATCGATCCGGGCGAGAGCGACGATGCGCGCTGGCGCGCACTTGCGATGCTGGACGACGTGCTGCGCCATCACGCCATCGACCGCAACGATCTCTATGCGGTGGCGAACTTTCTGGCGCGAACCAAGTCGCGACTGCTCGCGATCTCGCTGGAGGACCTGCTCGGGGTGGTGGACCAGCCCAACATTCCCGGCACCGTCAACGAGCATCCGAACTGGCGGCAGCGGCTCCCGGTGCCGATCGAGGAAATGACATCCACGGTCGACGTCGCCGCGCTCAAGGCGGCAACCCATGAGCGGTCGCGCGCCGCGATATGA